CGCGCGCCGGTGCGGGTGGCGGAACAGGGCGCCGCTCGTCGACACCAGGTAGTTGTTGCAGCGCAGGCGGTCGAGCAGGCCCGCGCTGAGGTTGGCGACGCTGCCGTGGTGCGGCAGCTTGAAGGCGTCGAGCGCGAGCCGCTTCTCGGGGTTGGCGAGCAGGGTGGCGATCGAGGCCTCGAGCACCTCCGGCCAGGCGTCGCCGGCAAGCAGCAGGCGCACCGCGGGCTGGCTCGCCGGATATTCGAGCAGCAGCGCGATGCTGCTGCCATTGGCGGCGCTGGTGTCGCTGGCGAAGGGCGCATCCACCCCCGGCTCGCCGCTGCTCCGGCCCAGCGTGTCCTCCAGGCCGGTGTCGAGGTCGCTGTCGTCGTCGGCGGGAAACTCATGGCGCCGGCGCAGCTCCGCCCGCGCGTCGTCTGCCGGGCCGCCGAGCACGTCGCCCATCGGGCGCAGGCTGCGGCTCGCCGCCAGGCGGGCGCGCAGGGCATTCACATCGCCCGACTGCACGCGGGCGCGGTCGAGCTCCTTCTTCCATCGCCCCTTGAGATAGAGCAGGCGGTCGTGGTCGGGCGACAGCAGGGTGAGGCGGCAGGCGCCGGGCAGCTCGACCACGGGCAGCATCGTCTTGCTGCGGTCGATCGCCGCCAGCGCCTGGTCGAAGCCCTGGTTCCACACCCGCGTGCCGGTGCGCGCCTCGTAGTCGGCGATCAGCATGCCCAGCATCTCGCCCTGCAGCGCGCCGAGCGGGCGACCGGCCGGATCGGGAACGGTATTGAGCTGCTCGCGGCCGTTGAACCAGATGCGCTCGAAGCGGCAGCCGAGGACCTCGGCGTCGAGCAGCAGCCGGATCACGCCTTCGATGTGGTCGCCATCGACATGGGTGATCACCAGCAGGTCGAAGCGACGCTCGCTCGCCGGCAGGTGCAGGATGCGTTCGCGAAGCGCCGGATAGGTGTGCGCCGGGCCGCCATCGATGAGGATGCGATGCACGGCGCTGCCGCTGCCGTATTCGATCCACAGGCAGTCGCCATGTGCGGCCGGCAGCATCTCGATGCGGAGCATGATGGAATCCTCGGGCAATCAGCCCTGTGCAGGTGCGGACGGACGGTTGGCGGCGCGCGCCGGCAGGCGCCACTCGGCATCGCCGATGGCGACCAGCGCAAAGGCCATGAGGATGCCGTGGGCGAGCAGGCGACGACGGATGCGGCGCAGCAGGGTGCCGAAGTCCGCATCCGGGGTGTCGATCGAGCTCAGCTCGGCGACCAATTCGGCGGCGAGCGGGGCGGCGTGGCGGCCAAGGATCTTGGCCATCGTGCCGAGCACCAGGCTGGCATGGAAATCCTTGAACTGGCCGGCGAGTCCGCCGTAGCCGGTCTCGGCGATCCGGCGCCCGGTCTCGCAGCCGAGCAGCAGCACGATCGGGCCGGGGTCGATCGTGGCAGGGTTGATCAACGCCTCGTTCAACTGCGGGCGGAAGCGCCAGCGGCGCTCCTCCTCGAGGTTCTCGTCGCCGATCTCGAGGTAGTCGAGTCCGGCGTCGAGGTCGTGGTGGGCGATCAGGATGAGCAGCGGCGGGCTGCCATGGACCGCCTGCTCCCACTGGTCCCAGTCGTCCACGACGGTTGGCGCGGCGATGTGTTCGGTGAGGGCGGCGCGCAGCGCGTTGCGCTCGCGCTCGGCGACGAAGTGGGTGCTCGCGCACAGCGCGGCGTCGAGCGGGCGTAGCGCACGGCGCGGGCCGGTGGGCAGGGACAGGTCGCCGAGCCGGGCCGCGTCGAAGCGCTCGATGACCTTGCGCACCGCCCAGAAGCCGAGCGGGCAGATGGTGTCGCTCCAGCTCGCGGCGCCCTGTGCCTGCGCAGCCGCGGCGGCCTGGTCGCAGGCGGGGCAGCGGCTGCCGTCGCCGGTCAGCGCGGACTGCCAGCCCGCGCACAGTCTCGCGTTCCGGCTCGGGGTGGCGCGGTCGTAGATGAACTCGAGCGGCACATGGCGCTCGGGGTCGAGGTTGATCACCTGGATGCGGTCGCCGGGATCGGTGAACCTCTGCCGGCGCAGGGTCTGGTAGAGCGCCGCGCCGTGGCGTGCCAGGTCGCGGAAGAAGCCGAGTACCAGCGGATCGCTGTCGTCGAGCAAGGCCTCGCCTTCGGCGACGCCGAGGCGCTCGCGGCGGCGGACGAGCTCGGTGTCGTTGAGAAAGAGCTCGTCGTTGAGGAAGGCCATCAGCGGGTCGAAGCTGGCGAGGTCGTAGATCTGCCCGCCGTGTCCGCCGAAGAGACGCAGATGGGCGGGGCCGAAGACCAGGGTCGCATCCACCGGCGTACGGTCGACGAGCTGGATGACCTCGCGCTGACCGAACTCGACCTCGATGCGCAGCGGCGCGACGGTCTGATCGACGGCATCGCTGGCGCGTACCGCGGCGCTCAGGCGGACGGCCTCGAAGACCTTGCCGCGGTAGGTGAACATCAGGTGGGCCTCGAGCGTGTCGATGTCGGCAGGGACGTCGATGGCGAGCTCGCAGGCTTGCGACGGTGCGCTGCGATCGGCGGGCAGGCGCAGGCTGGCGGCGGGGCCGCTGCCGTGGCGGTCGGGCTGGCCGTCGCGGCGGCCGGTCCAGCACAGCGCGACACGCAGCTCGAGCCCCTCCGGCGGCAGGTCGATGTGGGGAATCGGTGCGTTGGCATGGGCAATCCCGGCCTGCTTCGGGCCGATCCAGCAGTGCACGCTGTTGCGCACGCCGGCGATGAAGCAGGGGCGGGGCACGCCGGCGTGCATGAGCAGCGCGTTCACGGTGCGTGTTTCCGCCGCGTCGGCGGCTTCGGACGGCTCCGCCCGAGCCAGCTCCGGCGATGGCGGCGGGGAGGCGCCGGCGGCGGCGGGTCCGGGGGCGCCGATCGTCGTCATCGTGCGCAGGCCGCGGCTGCGCGTCGTGAGCTGCGGCTCGCCCGCGAGGGGGCGACCGCGTGCGGCTGCGCGCGGCAGGTCGTCGATCAGCGTCGGCCGCTCGACTGCGAACGCGCCGCCGCCCGCGCCTGCGCCGCGCCAGGGCGAAGCGGCGAGGCCGGCCTGGGCATCGGCGGCGAGCCCGATCAGCCTCAGCAGGCGCAGGCGGGTCGCGGTGTCGCGGCCGGGGTGATCGAGCGCAAGCAGGCCGGGGATGAAGTGACGGGCGGGCTCGCGGGCGATCATCCAGCCGATCTGGCCGTCATCGAAGCGGGGCTGCGGGTCCTGCAGCTGCCGTTCGACCAGCGTCCGGGACGATTCGGGCAGGTCGAACTCGGGCGCCAGGGTCACCGGTTGCGGCGCGCGCGCGGGCTCGGGCGGGTTGCCCTCGGCGTCGGCGATGCCGGTCGCGGCCCACACGGTCAGGCGCAGTGCGCGCGCGAGGTCGTGGCCGAGCCCCCCGTCTTCCCCCACCGCCTCGAGCGCCTCGAGTGCACGCAGCAGGTGGCGCCGCATCGGCTGCGGAATCGGGCGCACGCGGGCGATCTCGGCATAGGCCGACCACGGGCTGCCCCAGAACAGGTCGTCCGGCGCGACGCCCGGCGCAAAGCAGGCGTCGATGGGGTCGAAGTCGCCGACGCGCGCGCGACACAAGGCCCACCAGAAGCGATTGCTGAACGCGTTGTCGTGCTCGCGGGGCGGTGGCAGCGCCTCTGCGCGCACGCCCGCGTCCTCGAGCGGCATGGCGGCGAGTAGCCGGTAGTTGCATTCGTGATCCGGGCGGTCTCCAAGCAGGGCGCGAATGCGTCCGGGATCGGCCACCTCGTCGAGGGCGCGCGCAATCGCTTCGTGCGCGGGCTCGCGCGGGTCTTCGCTCATCTCGCGCAGGCGTTCGCGCAGCGAGCGGAGCGGCAGCCCGGCGGCGAAGGCAAGCGCCTCGCCGCGCAGCGGATCGCCGCTCGGCGCCGACTGGGCGACCCGCCAGACGGCGTGGGCGACGCGCATCCACAATCCGTGGTCGAGCGGGAAGCGCGCCGCCGCGCGCAGCGCCGCCAGGCGAACCTGCGGCTCGCGGTCGGATTCGGCCAAGTGCAGCAGCGGGTCCAGGGCCTTGGCGTCATCAGGGTGGAGATCGGCTTCATCCGACATCGTGAGGGTCTCCGGCATGCTTCGGCGTCGGCACCGAGCCCGCGTGTAGGTGCCCGCGCACGGCGGGCGGGGTTCAGGCGCCGAGCAGCTCGGGCATGTAGGTCTGCAGCCGGTGGCTCAGCAAGGCACCGGCGTGGCGGGTGAGCACGTCGAGCTCGGCACGCGCGAGCTTCTTCAGGTTGGTGCCGACCGAGGACGCGAACACCGCGTCGCCCGCCTGCGCCTGCCCTTCCTCGCTGTCGATCGAGAACCACGCCGGCCGGGCCCCGCCGGCCTTGGCGCCGTTGAGCTCGAGGCGCTTGAACTGCAGGCCGCGCACCTGCTCCATCATGATGTCGAGGGCCGCGACCAGCACCGCGGAGCCAGCCTCGGTCGGACGTTCGTTGATGTGGAAGGGCTTGCCGGCGTCGCTGACGATGACGTAGTCGAGCGCGTTGCGCGCGCGCAGCAGCGGGTTCACGCCGAGGTTGTCATACACGCCGCCGTCGGACAGCGTCACGTAATCGACGCCGGCCGCCGGGTATTCGCTCTGGTCCACCCGCAGCGGCGGAAACACCGGCGGAAATGCCGACGAGGCGGCCACCGCGCGGCTCAGCCGGAAATCGTGCGCGGGTGCGGCGCCGAGCTGCCATTCGCCCATCTCGGCGGGCAGGCCGCCGCCGGTGACGAAGAAGAACATGTTGCCGGTGGCGAGGTTGGTCGCATTGACGTACAGGCGCGGACCCGACTTGAGCGAGCCGAGCGAGCGCTTGCCGTAGAGGTCGCGCTCGTAGCTGGCGGCGAGCTTGTCGAGCCGGCTGTGGAAGGGATCGACGACGCCGCCGATGAAGGACGACACCGCGATGGAGGCGCTCGCCAGGTAACGCTCGAGGCGGTCGAGCACGTCGTCCTCCTCCCAGTGGCTGGCGAGGAAGGCGCCCGCGATGCTGCCGCCGCTCACGCAGCTGAGCAGGTCCAGCTTCCACAGCAGGCCCAGTTCCTGCAGCTTGCGGAACACGCCGAGGTGAAACGCCGCTGCGCGAAAGCCGCCGCCCGACAGCGCCAGGCCGATCCGTTTCGATTGACCGCCGATCTGAATTGCCATTGCCCCCTCTCCCGTGTGTGATGGCTGACCCGTCGACGTCCCCGAACCGGCGTACGCCTCATGTTCGAACTTTAGGAGACAAGGGCGCCGAGGGCAAAGGCTCGGGCGCTCCGCACGGGCGGGAGGCGGCCCTGTCGACCATTCATGTCAAGCTGTGATCTAATGCGCCCCCCACGTTCCCTGCGGCCGATCGGGTTTCCGCGGCTGCTCACGCGCCCGCCCAGGATGGATTCATGTCGCACTGGCCTCGATTCTCGCTCCCTGCTCCGCTCGCCGCCGGTCCTCGGGAGATCGTCCTCGGCATCCTGGGGGCGGCTCTGGGCTTGTTGCTGACGGAGTGGGCCGCGCATCTGGTGCTCGGCGAGCGGGCGCCCTGGTTCGCGATTCCGATGGGCGCCACGGCGGTCCTGCTGTTCTGCGTCCCGGCCAGCCCGCTTGCCCAGCCCTGGCCGGCCTTCGCCGGCAATGCGGTGTCGGCGCTCATCGGAGTCGCCTGCCATCAGTGGCTGGGGGACACGGGCGCCGCAGCCGCCCTCGCGGGAAGTCTTGCGATCGCGGCCATGTTCATGCTGCGCTGCCTGCATCCGCCAGGCGGCGCGATGGCACTCACCGCGGTG
This region of Thauera sp. JM12B12 genomic DNA includes:
- a CDS encoding patatin-like phospholipase family protein; translation: MAIQIGGQSKRIGLALSGGGFRAAAFHLGVFRKLQELGLLWKLDLLSCVSGGSIAGAFLASHWEEDDVLDRLERYLASASIAVSSFIGGVVDPFHSRLDKLAASYERDLYGKRSLGSLKSGPRLYVNATNLATGNMFFFVTGGGLPAEMGEWQLGAAPAHDFRLSRAVAASSAFPPVFPPLRVDQSEYPAAGVDYVTLSDGGVYDNLGVNPLLRARNALDYVIVSDAGKPFHINERPTEAGSAVLVAALDIMMEQVRGLQFKRLELNGAKAGGARPAWFSIDSEEGQAQAGDAVFASSVGTNLKKLARAELDVLTRHAGALLSHRLQTYMPELLGA